One Vigna unguiculata cultivar IT97K-499-35 chromosome 11, ASM411807v1, whole genome shotgun sequence DNA window includes the following coding sequences:
- the LOC114168475 gene encoding transcription factor TCP4-like: MRSSVGDIVQVEGGHIVRSSGRKDRHSKVYTSKGPRDRRVRLSAHTAIEFYDVQDRLGYDRPSKAVDWLIKKAKSSIDKLAELPPWHPPTHDEEKQNDAAGSSGIVAVEQQQEEHHHHQQQQSESCGYNFQLQRQLGAFISTHVDTDPINFQTNNSSEDLGLSLHCFQDHPGLINWPSQQGANQAPPSNEHQIQTLFAGSTPVAFENHYQRTVTWNNEATTGDHVSRMGFFLNSHPFLGQASASAYAQSETLQSSFSFPVTSSEHQRPQPVHQSSIFGSRFVSDGLAGFCIPDRIQSVEENHGVASNRPSTDIAIPIFLHPYPLHVTLYFTLFSLTK; the protein is encoded by the coding sequence ATGAGGAGCAGTGTAGGAGATATTGTTCAAGTGGAAGGAGGACACATTGTTAGGTCCTCGGGAAGAAAAGATCGGCACAGCAAGGTGTATACTTCCAAAGGGCCTCGTGATCGCCGGGTTAGACTCTCAGCACACACAGCCATTGAGTTCTATGACGTTCAAGACAGACTTGGCTATGACAGACCAAGCAAGGCTGTGGACTGGCTCATCAAGAAGGCAAAGTCTTCCATTGACAAGCTTGCTGAGCTTCCTCCATGGCATCCACCTACTCATGATGAGGAAAAGCAGAATGATGCTGCAGGATCAAGTGGAATCGTGGCCGTTGAACAACAACAAGAagaacatcatcatcatcaacaacaacagTCAGAGTCTTGTGGCTACAACTTTCAGCTCCAGAGGCAACTGGGGGCCTTTATTTCTACCCATGTTGACACTGACCCCATCAATTTTCAAACCAACAACTCCTCGGAAGATCTTGGCCTATCTCTCCACTGTTTCCAAGACCACCCTGGCCTTATTAATTGGCCATCTCAACAAGGTGCAAATCAAGCACCTCCTTCAAATGAACACCAAATCCAAACCCTTTTTGCTGGCTCAACCCCAGTTGCGTTTGAGAACCATTATCAAAGAACTGTGACTTGGAACAATGAAGCAACAACCGGGGATCATGTGAGCAGAATGGGGTTCTTTCTCAACTCACACCCATTTCTAGGCCAAGCTTCTGCTTCAGCTTATGCCCAAAGTGAGACCCTTCAGTCCAGTTTTTCATTTCCAGTGACTTCCTCTGAGCATCAGAGGCCCCAGCCAGTTCACCAATCTTCCATCTTTGGCAGCAGGTTTGTCTCTGATGGGTTAGCTGGGTTCTGCATTCCAGATAGAATTCAAAGTGTGGAAGAGAACCATGGAGTTGCTTCCAATAGGCCATCCACAGATATAGCGATACCAATTTTTTTACATCCCTATCCACTGCACGTCACACTTTATTTCACTCTTTTCTCTCTCACGAAATAA
- the LOC114168469 gene encoding pentatricopeptide repeat-containing protein At3g58590-like: MSCIGQGFQHGQLLLHLLEACSTIQSFKIVKCLHAVSITIGPIPKQSIFIHNNILSSYISLGEVLHARKMFNAMPHRTVVSYNTLINAYSRLGHVDDAWDLFSHMRWTGFAPTQYTLTGLLSCEFLNLSLGAQLQALSIRNGLFDADSFVGTALLGLFGRHGHWDEVFSTFEYMPQKSLVTWNSMMSLLGRNGFVEECKLLFHDLVRTGMSLSEGSFVAVLSGLVYFEEDLEYGEQIHGLMVKCRFDYEISALNSLISVYVRCKAMFAVERLFKQVPIQNVVSWNTIMDALVKGGKPMATLELFLSMVSRGLMPTQATFVVVIESCNCLRIVVFGESVHAKVIRSGFETDVIVGTALIDFYAKCDKLILAKKCFDQIEAKNLVSWNTLIVGYSNICSSTAILLLQKMLQLGYFPNEFSFSAVLKSSSVSSLHQLHSLIIRTGHKSNEYVLSSLILSYTRNGLINEALSFVKEFENRLPVVASNIIAGIYNKKCQYYDAIKLLSLLEKPDVVSWNIVISAWARSNDYDKVFALFKHMHSTCILPDSYTFMSVLSGCTALCHLDLGSSLHGLVIKTNLGNFDTFLGNVLIDMYGKCGSIDNSMKVFEEIMHKNMITWTTLITALGLNGYTYESVMRFRDMEMKGLKPDALAFRAVLSSCRYGGLVEEAMQIFSQMRANNGMSLEQDHYYIMVDLLAKNGQIREAEKIIASMPFLPNVNIWRSFLEATIRNNL, encoded by the coding sequence ATGAGTTGCATTGGACAAGGTTTTCAGCATGGCCAACTCCTCCTCCATTTACTCGAAGCGTGTTCAACCATTCAGTCATTCAAGATCGTTAAATGTCTCCATGCAGTCTCCATCACAATTGGTCCCATTCCAAAGCAATCCATTTTCATTCATAACAACATCCTCTCCTCATACATTTCCCTTGGTGAAGTGCTCCACGCACGCAAGATGTTCAATGCTATGCCTCATAGAACAGTTGTCTCTTACAACACTCTCATCAATGCTTATTCTCGACTTGGGCATGTGGATGATGCATGGGACCTTTTCTCCCATATGAGGTGGACTGGTTTTGCACCTACCCAGTACACACTCACAGGGTTGTTGTCGTGTGAGTTCTTGAATCTTTCATTAGGTGCTCAGTTGCAGGCTTTGAGCATCAGGAATGGACTCTTTGATGCCGATTCTTTCGTGGGTACTGCTTTATTGGGCTTGTTTGGGAGGCATGGACATTGGGATGAAGTTTTTTCTACCTTTGAATATATGCCCCAGAAGAGCTTGGTGACATGGAACTCCATGATGTCATTGTTGGGGCGTAATGGGTTTGTTGAAGAGTGTAAGCTTTTGTTTCATGATCTTGTAAGGACAGGTATGTCTTTGTCAGAAGGTTCTTTTGTTGCTGTGTTGTCTGGACTTGTTTATTTTGAGGAAGATTTGGAATATGGTGAACAAATACATGGGTTAATGGTCAAATGTAGGTTTGATTATGAAATTAGTGCACTTAATTCTCTTATCAGTGTGTATGTCAGGTGCAAAGCTATGTTTGCAGTAGAAAGATTGTTTAAGCAAGTTCCTATTCAGAATGTTGTGTCCTGGAATACAATTATGGATGCATTAGTCAAAGGTGGGAAACCTATGGCGACACTAGAATTGTTTTTGAGTATGGTAAGCAGAGGATTGATGCCAACTCAGGCcacttttgttgttgttattgagTCTTGTAATTGCTTGAGAATTGTGGTATTTGGAGAATCTGTCCATGCTAAGGTAATCAGGAGTGGCTTTGAGACTGATGTTATCGTGGGCACTGCACTGATAGACTTCTATGCCAAATGTGATAAACTTATTTTAGCTAAAAAATGTTTTGATCAGATAGAAGCGAAAAATTTGGTTTCTTGGAATACTTTGATAGTGGGTTATTCAAACATTTGTTCTTCCACAGCCATTCTATTGTTACAAaaaatgcttcaattaggtTATTTCCCAAAtgagttttctttttctgctgTCCTCAAGTCATCTTCAGTGTCTAGCCTTCATCAACTCCACAGTTTGATTATAAGAACAGGGCACAAGAGTAATGAATACGTATTAAGCTCTCTCATCTTGTCTTACACCAGAAATGGTCTCATCAATGAAGCACTTTCTTTTGTTAAAGAATTTGAGAATCGGCTTCCCGTAGTTGCATCTAACATCATTGCTGGAATCTATAACAAAAAATGTCAGTACTATGATGCAATAAAACTACTTTCTTTACTTGAAAAACCAGATGTTGTGTCCTGGAATATTGTCATTTCAGCTTGGGCTCGGAGCAATGATTATGACAAGGTTTTTGCACTTTTCAAGCATATGCATTCAACATGCATTCTTCCAGATAGTTACACATTTATGAGTGTATTATCTGGGTGTACCGCACTTTGTCATTTGGATTTAGGTAGTTCTCTACATGGACTTGTTATAAAGACTAATCTTGGTAATTTTGACACGTTCCTTGGCAATGTACTAATTGACATGTATGGAAAGTGTGGAAGCATTGATAACTCAATGAAAGTTTTTGAAGAAATTATGCACAAAAATATGATTACATGGACCACTTTAATCACTGCACTTGGGTTAAACGGTTACACTTATGAGTCAGTAATGAGATTTCGAGACATGGAAATGAAGGGATTGAAGCCTGATGCCTTAGCATTCAGAGCAGTACTTTCTTCATGTAGATATGGCGGATTAGTGGAAGAAGCCATGCAAATTTTCAGTCAGATGAGAGCCAATAATGGGATGTCACTAGAACAAGATCATTACTATATTATGGTTGACCTACTCGCAAAAAATGGACAAATTAGAGAAGCTGAGAAAATCATTGCAAGCATGCCTTTCCTCCCAAACGTCAATATATGGCGTAGCTTTCTTGAAGCAACAATACGCAATAACTTGTAA